A stretch of Leisingera sp. S132 DNA encodes these proteins:
- a CDS encoding alpha/beta fold hydrolase, giving the protein MIWLLLLAVLAIGLAPFLREHLRKPMDARARQTAPGALAQLPGGCTHYRWTGPHRGPVAVCVHGLTTPSFVWNGIAKGLGAMGYRVLTYDLYGRGYSDRPSGLQDRAFFLSQLEELLVDQEAGDDITLIGYSMGGAIATAFAAAHPERLREVILLAPAGFGRSPDRVTQIIRHVPLIGSWLMHAIYPSLHIRGTEAERTLPSSVPGITELQQQELRYRGFIPAVLASLRGILNEDFTAELRGLHQKGVPALAIWGQDDAVIPPTSAGRLTERARSVRQEEVPGAGHGLPYTHTDQVLEIIAANHRRGLL; this is encoded by the coding sequence ATGATCTGGCTGCTGCTTCTGGCCGTCCTTGCCATCGGCCTCGCCCCCTTCCTGCGCGAACATTTGCGCAAGCCGATGGATGCCCGGGCCCGCCAGACCGCCCCCGGCGCGCTGGCGCAGCTGCCCGGCGGCTGCACCCACTACCGTTGGACCGGCCCCCACCGCGGCCCGGTTGCGGTCTGCGTGCACGGGCTCACCACGCCGTCCTTCGTCTGGAACGGCATCGCCAAGGGGCTGGGCGCCATGGGCTACCGGGTGCTGACCTACGACCTTTACGGGCGCGGCTACTCTGACCGGCCCTCCGGCCTGCAGGACCGCGCCTTTTTCCTCAGCCAGCTGGAAGAGCTGCTGGTGGATCAGGAGGCCGGCGATGATATCACCCTGATCGGCTATTCCATGGGCGGCGCCATCGCCACTGCCTTTGCCGCCGCCCATCCCGAACGCCTGCGCGAGGTGATCCTGCTGGCGCCTGCTGGCTTCGGGCGCAGCCCGGACCGGGTGACGCAGATCATCCGCCATGTTCCGCTGATCGGCAGCTGGCTGATGCACGCAATCTACCCGTCCCTGCACATCCGCGGCACCGAGGCAGAGCGCACTCTCCCCTCCTCGGTGCCCGGCATCACCGAGCTGCAGCAGCAGGAATTGCGGTACCGCGGCTTCATCCCCGCGGTACTCGCCTCGCTGCGCGGCATCCTGAACGAGGATTTCACTGCCGAATTGCGCGGCCTTCACCAGAAAGGCGTGCCCGCACTGGCGATCTGGGGACAGGACGACGCAGTGATCCCGCCCACTTCAGCCGGCCGCCTGACAGAGCGCGCCCGCTCCGTCCGCCAGGAGGAGGTCCCCGGCGCCGGCCACGGCCTGCCCTATACCCACACCGACCAAGTGCTGGAGATCATCGCGGCAAACCACCGCCGCGGGTTGCTCTGA
- a CDS encoding ornithine cyclodeaminase family protein → MTIPFISFDEGEALLDWITFTDALAASHDLPKAEIGDTFLYRGSDTLLSRSAWIDGMGLAVKTANVFPGNPDAGKPMINGSVCLYSDADGTLEALVDFHLVTKWKTAGDSLLGALRLANPDAQEVLIVGAGTVGGSLIEAFSAGFPQAQIRVWNRTASKAQELCAQYPGTKHAPDLEPAVRAADIIVTCTMSPVPVIKGAWLRPGQHLNLIGAYRPDMREADDEALTRAQIYCDSFGTTLDHIGEFMTPLAAGTIQRSDVLADFYSLSRFPAYDPGQITLFKNGGGAHLDLMASHHILQKWKART, encoded by the coding sequence ATGACCATCCCGTTCATCAGCTTTGACGAGGGCGAGGCGCTGCTCGACTGGATCACCTTCACGGACGCGCTGGCCGCCAGCCACGATCTGCCCAAGGCAGAGATCGGCGATACCTTCCTCTACCGCGGGTCTGACACGCTGCTCAGCCGCTCTGCCTGGATCGATGGCATGGGCCTGGCGGTGAAGACCGCCAATGTCTTCCCCGGCAACCCCGATGCGGGCAAGCCGATGATCAACGGCTCGGTGTGCCTCTACTCCGATGCGGACGGCACCCTTGAGGCCCTCGTGGATTTCCATCTGGTCACCAAGTGGAAGACCGCTGGCGACAGCCTGCTCGGCGCGCTGCGGCTCGCCAACCCCGATGCGCAAGAAGTGCTGATCGTCGGCGCCGGCACCGTCGGCGGCTCCCTGATCGAGGCCTTCTCCGCCGGTTTCCCGCAGGCGCAGATCCGGGTCTGGAACCGCACCGCGTCCAAGGCGCAGGAGCTCTGCGCCCAGTACCCCGGCACTAAACACGCCCCCGATCTGGAACCCGCCGTCAGGGCAGCGGATATCATTGTCACCTGCACCATGTCCCCGGTCCCGGTGATCAAGGGCGCATGGCTCCGCCCCGGCCAGCACCTCAACTTGATCGGCGCCTACCGCCCCGACATGCGTGAGGCCGATGACGAAGCCCTTACACGTGCGCAAATCTATTGCGACAGCTTCGGCACCACCCTGGACCACATCGGCGAATTCATGACACCGCTGGCCGCAGGCACCATCCAGCGCAGCGATGTGCTGGCGGATTTCTACAGCCTCAGCCGGTTCCCCGCCTATGACCCCGGGCAAATCACCCTGTTCAAGAACGGCGGCGGTGCCCATCTGGACCTGATGGCCAGCCACCACATCCTGCAAAAGTGGAAGGCCCGCACATGA
- a CDS encoding HAD family phosphatase, producing MPIDAVVFDIGRVLIEWEPERFYDSRIGAARRKQLFDEVPLEEMNLNVDRGHPFRGSVYALAEQHPEWSEEIRWWHDCWLQMVPRGIPHSVRLMQALQAKGIPVFALSNFGAETFELACNTYPALRGFDRTFVSAHLKCIKPEPEIYAILERETGVAPGRLLFTDDRPENIEAAAARGWQTHLFTAPAPFAALLVQAGLLTEQDAA from the coding sequence ATGCCCATTGACGCCGTCGTCTTCGACATTGGCCGCGTGCTGATCGAGTGGGAGCCGGAACGCTTCTACGACAGCCGCATCGGCGCCGCCCGCCGCAAGCAGCTGTTCGACGAGGTGCCGCTGGAGGAAATGAACCTGAACGTCGACCGCGGCCACCCCTTCCGCGGCAGCGTCTATGCGCTGGCAGAGCAGCACCCCGAATGGTCTGAGGAAATCCGCTGGTGGCACGACTGCTGGCTGCAGATGGTCCCGCGCGGCATCCCCCATTCCGTCCGCCTGATGCAGGCACTGCAGGCCAAAGGCATACCGGTCTTTGCTCTCAGCAACTTCGGCGCCGAGACCTTTGAGCTCGCCTGCAACACCTACCCCGCCTTGCGTGGCTTTGACCGCACATTTGTCTCCGCGCATCTGAAATGCATCAAGCCGGAGCCGGAAATCTATGCCATTCTCGAACGCGAAACCGGGGTGGCGCCGGGCAGGCTGCTGTTCACCGACGACCGCCCGGAAAACATCGAGGCCGCCGCTGCACGCGGCTGGCAGACCCACCTGTTCACCGCCCCCGCGCCGTTTGCGGCGCTGCTGGTGCAGGCGGGGCTGCTGACAGAGCAGGACGCCGCCTGA
- a CDS encoding DMT family transporter: MSAEVKISVPGLFAAAGAGIAFSVIDMIFKFLSGDYPLYEMVLFRSVIAVAVMLAIIMPLEGGYHLLRTHQPKLHLLRCLVVFFANICFFTGLTLLPLAEAVAIAFATPLIVTTLSALFLGERPGPWRWGAVVAGFLGVLIIMRPGADTFQPAAILPLLGACGYATLHVLTRRAGGSEAGATLAFYPMLGFLLLSALAGLIFGDGRFATGDSPAFDFILRAWIWPAAEDWPYLIGVGIAGSAGGYLVSQAYRMNEAALAAPFEYIAMPMSVLWGVLIFNEWPDLQVWLGSALIIASGLVSVWRETRKNRPAPRPRPRAEG; encoded by the coding sequence ATGAGCGCAGAAGTCAAAATCAGCGTCCCCGGCCTGTTTGCCGCCGCCGGGGCCGGCATTGCCTTCTCTGTCATCGACATGATCTTCAAGTTCCTGTCCGGCGACTATCCGCTCTATGAAATGGTGCTGTTCCGCTCCGTCATCGCGGTGGCCGTCATGCTCGCCATCATCATGCCGCTGGAGGGCGGCTATCACCTGTTGCGCACCCATCAGCCCAAGCTGCACCTATTGCGCTGCCTAGTGGTGTTCTTTGCCAACATCTGCTTTTTCACCGGCCTCACCCTGCTGCCGCTGGCCGAAGCGGTGGCAATCGCCTTTGCCACGCCCCTTATCGTCACCACCCTGTCAGCCCTGTTCCTGGGCGAGCGCCCCGGCCCCTGGCGCTGGGGCGCGGTGGTGGCCGGGTTCCTGGGCGTGCTGATCATCATGCGCCCTGGTGCAGACACGTTCCAGCCCGCCGCCATCCTGCCGCTGCTGGGTGCCTGCGGCTATGCCACCCTGCATGTGCTGACCCGCCGCGCAGGCGGGTCCGAGGCCGGGGCGACGCTCGCCTTCTACCCGATGCTGGGCTTTCTGCTGCTCAGCGCGCTGGCCGGGCTGATCTTTGGCGACGGGCGTTTTGCCACCGGCGACAGCCCCGCCTTCGACTTCATCCTACGCGCCTGGATCTGGCCCGCGGCTGAGGACTGGCCCTATCTGATCGGTGTCGGCATCGCGGGCTCCGCCGGCGGCTATCTGGTCAGCCAGGCCTACCGCATGAACGAGGCCGCGCTGGCAGCCCCCTTTGAATACATCGCGATGCCGATGTCGGTCCTCTGGGGCGTGCTGATCTTCAACGAATGGCCCGACCTGCAGGTCTGGCTCGGCAGCGCCCTGATCATTGCCTCGGGCCTGGTCTCCGTCTGGCGCGAAACCCGCAAGAACCGCCCCGCCCCGCGGCCCCGCCCGCGCGCAGAAGGATAA
- a CDS encoding NIPSNAP family protein, with amino-acid sequence MITCYITYEIHPDKVEAFEVYAKAWIPLVERFGGTHHGYFLPHESANDLAVALFSFPSLAAYEDYRAKSFEDEDCLAAFRFARENGIVRRYDRTFLRPVLEGDLAPLKAAMS; translated from the coding sequence ATGATCACCTGTTACATCACTTACGAAATTCACCCGGACAAGGTTGAGGCCTTTGAGGTCTACGCCAAGGCGTGGATCCCGCTGGTAGAGCGCTTCGGCGGCACCCATCATGGCTATTTCCTGCCGCATGAAAGCGCCAATGATCTCGCGGTGGCGCTGTTTTCCTTCCCGTCGCTGGCGGCTTATGAAGACTACCGCGCAAAGAGTTTTGAGGATGAGGACTGCCTGGCGGCATTCCGGTTCGCCAGAGAAAACGGCATTGTCCGGCGCTATGACCGGACCTTCCTGCGCCCTGTTCTGGAGGGGGATCTGGCGCCGCTTAAGGCCGCGATGTCCTAG
- a CDS encoding YaiI/YqxD family protein yields MTALYIDADACPVKQEAERIATRHGLRMFVVSNGGLRPSQNPLVENVIVSEGADVADMWIADRCGPGDVVVTGDIPLAAKCIAAGARVLRHNGERFTEANIGQQLAMRDLMADLRAANPLGMQGGGKGFTKADRSRFLDALERELRAAKAGR; encoded by the coding sequence GTGACCGCGCTTTACATCGACGCCGACGCCTGCCCGGTCAAGCAGGAGGCCGAGCGGATCGCCACCCGCCACGGGCTGCGCATGTTCGTGGTCTCCAACGGCGGGTTGCGCCCCTCGCAGAATCCGCTGGTGGAGAATGTGATCGTGTCTGAGGGCGCCGATGTGGCCGACATGTGGATCGCAGACCGCTGCGGCCCCGGCGACGTGGTGGTGACGGGGGATATCCCCTTGGCCGCCAAATGCATCGCGGCCGGCGCCCGCGTGCTGCGCCACAACGGCGAGCGGTTCACCGAAGCCAACATCGGCCAGCAGCTGGCGATGCGCGACCTGATGGCCGACCTGCGCGCCGCCAACCCCCTGGGCATGCAGGGCGGCGGCAAGGGCTTCACCAAGGCCGACCGCTCCCGCTTCCTGGATGCGCTGGAGCGCGAACTGCGCGCCGCCAAGGCGGGCCGCTAG
- the sthA gene encoding Si-specific NAD(P)(+) transhydrogenase has product MSEDFDYDLIIIGSGPSGRAAAIQAGKLHRRVLVIDRKDRLGGVSVHTGTIPSKTLRETVLNLSGWRERSFYGRSYRVKDQIEANDLKARLHMTLDYEVDVLEHQFNRNHVDTLLGLAKFIGPNEVEVATEAGETTRLTAEKFLISTGTKTYRPDYVPFNGRTVVDGDEFLEMAEIPRSLVVIGAGVIGVEYATMFSALDVRVTLIEPRETFLDFIDKTLIQDFTHQIRENGVDLRLGSAVESIEDAGEHIEVTLDNGRHVRAEMLLFAAGRMGATSALNLEAVGLKTDHRGRLSVDRKTYQTAVPHIYAAGDVIGHPSLASTSLQQGRVAACHALETPTLPESPWYPYGIYSVPEMSTCGMSEEELKERGIPYEVGVARFRETSRGHIMGLEHGMLKMLFSLKTRRVLGVQIVGEGATELIHIAQAVLNLKGTVDYFVQNTFNYPTLAEAYKIAGLDAFNRMPIPEEFKVRKPARKTKAKPEAKAEKAPAAEKKAAE; this is encoded by the coding sequence ATGAGTGAAGACTTTGATTATGACCTGATCATCATCGGCTCCGGCCCCTCGGGCCGCGCCGCCGCCATCCAGGCGGGCAAACTGCACCGCCGGGTGCTGGTGATCGACCGCAAGGACCGGCTGGGGGGCGTGTCGGTGCACACCGGCACCATCCCGTCAAAGACCCTGCGCGAAACCGTGCTGAACCTCTCCGGCTGGCGCGAGCGGTCGTTCTACGGCCGCTCCTACCGGGTGAAGGACCAGATCGAGGCCAACGACCTGAAGGCGCGCCTGCACATGACCCTCGATTACGAGGTCGACGTGCTGGAGCACCAGTTCAACCGCAATCACGTGGACACCCTGCTGGGGCTGGCGAAATTCATCGGCCCGAATGAGGTCGAGGTGGCGACCGAGGCCGGCGAAACCACCCGCCTGACGGCAGAGAAATTCCTGATCTCCACCGGCACCAAGACCTACCGCCCGGACTACGTGCCCTTCAACGGCAGGACCGTGGTGGACGGTGACGAGTTCCTGGAGATGGCAGAAATCCCGCGCTCGCTAGTGGTGATCGGCGCCGGGGTGATCGGGGTGGAATACGCCACCATGTTCTCCGCTCTCGACGTGCGCGTCACCCTGATCGAGCCGCGCGAGACCTTCCTCGACTTCATCGACAAGACCCTGATCCAGGACTTCACCCACCAGATACGCGAAAACGGCGTTGACCTGCGGCTCGGCTCCGCCGTCGAAAGCATCGAGGACGCAGGCGAGCATATCGAAGTCACCCTCGACAACGGCCGCCACGTGCGCGCCGAGATGCTGCTGTTTGCAGCCGGCCGGATGGGCGCCACCTCCGCCCTGAACCTTGAGGCCGTCGGCCTCAAGACCGACCACCGCGGCCGCCTCAGCGTGGACCGCAAGACCTACCAGACCGCGGTGCCGCATATCTATGCGGCGGGTGATGTGATCGGCCACCCGTCGCTGGCCTCCACTTCGCTGCAGCAGGGCCGCGTTGCCGCCTGCCACGCGCTGGAAACCCCGACCCTGCCGGAAAGCCCCTGGTACCCCTACGGCATCTACTCGGTGCCGGAAATGTCCACCTGCGGCATGTCCGAGGAGGAGCTGAAGGAGCGCGGCATCCCTTACGAGGTCGGCGTCGCCCGCTTCCGCGAAACCTCCCGCGGCCACATCATGGGGCTGGAGCACGGCATGCTCAAGATGCTGTTCTCGCTGAAGACCCGCCGGGTGCTGGGCGTGCAGATCGTCGGCGAAGGCGCGACGGAACTGATCCACATCGCCCAGGCGGTGCTGAACCTCAAGGGCACGGTGGACTACTTCGTGCAGAACACCTTCAACTACCCGACCCTGGCCGAGGCCTATAAAATCGCCGGCCTCGACGCCTTCAACCGGATGCCGATCCCGGAAGAGTTCAAGGTCAGGAAACCCGCCCGCAAGACCAAAGCCAAACCCGAGGCCAAGGCGGAGAAAGCCCCCGCGGCCGAGAAGAAGGCGGCAGAGTGA
- the fghA gene encoding S-formylglutathione hydrolase codes for METVSENRAFGGTQGVYKHASSATGGDMTFGLFLPEEAKDGPVPVLWYLSGLTCTHENAMTKAGAQAWCAEQGIAIVFPDTSPRGEGVADDDAYDLGQGAGFYVNATQDPWAPHFRMWDYVAEELPALLGETFAIDLDRQAITGHSMGGHGALTLAMNLPGRYKSVSAFAPISNPTASDWGRKQLSAYLGDDEAAWAKHDATLLMREKGFDGPVLIDTGTADQFIDLLKPEALAHAAAERRQQATLRMQPGYDHSYFFVSTFMEEHVSFHADALYQN; via the coding sequence ATGGAAACCGTTTCCGAGAACCGCGCCTTTGGCGGCACCCAGGGCGTCTACAAACACGCCAGCAGCGCCACCGGCGGCGACATGACCTTTGGCCTGTTCCTGCCAGAGGAAGCCAAGGACGGCCCGGTGCCGGTGCTGTGGTATCTGTCGGGCCTCACCTGCACCCATGAAAACGCGATGACCAAGGCGGGCGCCCAGGCCTGGTGCGCCGAGCAGGGCATCGCCATCGTCTTCCCCGACACCTCCCCCCGCGGTGAAGGCGTGGCCGACGATGACGCCTATGACCTGGGCCAGGGCGCAGGCTTCTACGTGAACGCCACGCAGGACCCCTGGGCGCCGCATTTCCGCATGTGGGACTACGTCGCCGAGGAACTGCCTGCACTCCTGGGCGAGACCTTCGCCATCGACCTGGACCGCCAGGCGATCACCGGCCACTCCATGGGCGGCCACGGCGCGCTGACCCTGGCGATGAACCTGCCTGGCCGCTACAAGTCGGTCTCTGCTTTCGCGCCGATTTCCAACCCGACCGCATCGGACTGGGGCCGCAAGCAGCTGAGCGCCTATCTGGGCGACGATGAAGCCGCCTGGGCCAAGCATGACGCCACCCTCCTGATGCGCGAGAAAGGGTTTGACGGCCCGGTCCTGATCGACACCGGAACCGCCGACCAGTTCATCGATCTGCTGAAGCCCGAGGCGCTGGCCCACGCGGCCGCCGAACGCCGCCAGCAGGCCACCCTGCGGATGCAGCCAGGCTATGACCACAGCTATTTCTTCGTGTCGACCTTCATGGAGGAGCACGTCTCCTTCCACGCCGACGCGCTGTACCAGAACTAA
- a CDS encoding cupin domain-containing protein encodes MSDFLRLTPEAAEAEVERPAAEKVLAGDPVFTTWNAEERDGLYCGIWQSTPGKWRISYDEWEYCRILQGRSVITSDDGTEYPLAAGDSFILRPGFSGTWEVIETTRKDYVIRL; translated from the coding sequence ATGAGCGATTTTCTGAGACTGACACCGGAGGCCGCGGAGGCGGAGGTGGAGCGCCCGGCAGCGGAGAAGGTGCTGGCAGGCGATCCGGTCTTCACCACCTGGAACGCCGAGGAACGCGACGGGCTGTACTGCGGCATCTGGCAGTCGACACCGGGCAAGTGGCGGATTTCCTATGACGAGTGGGAATACTGCCGGATCCTGCAGGGGCGCTCGGTGATCACCAGCGACGACGGCACTGAATACCCGCTGGCGGCGGGCGACAGCTTTATCCTGCGGCCGGGTTTCAGCGGCACCTGGGAGGTGATCGAAACCACCCGCAAGGATTACGTGATCCGGCTTTAA
- a CDS encoding AEC family transporter encodes MAEIFFRTLPFFAIIGLGYWAGRSRFFTEDATAYLTRFVFYFPLSAMIFGFAANLTFAEVFDPTLILGYLAGTLAVYLLVTAVAMARGLDVPTAAVEAQCAAIGNVGFLGLPMMAILFGPASVAPMMVVLSVDLVVFSSLIVILINAGRGQGLGPATLKLVGLGLMKNPMILSIVAGLAWSASALPIPGPANDFLTILGGAATPGALFAIGASLASKSAERVQVAGWLSFAKLVLHPACVALAVLWLIPAAPFSAAVAIAAASLPVAGNVYMLAQHYGVAPHRASAAIFISTILSIVTVPAVIAWVSGP; translated from the coding sequence ATGGCTGAGATCTTCTTCCGCACCCTGCCCTTCTTCGCAATCATCGGCCTTGGCTACTGGGCCGGGCGCAGCCGCTTCTTCACCGAGGACGCCACCGCCTATCTCACCCGTTTTGTGTTCTACTTCCCGCTGTCGGCGATGATCTTCGGCTTTGCCGCCAACCTCACCTTTGCCGAGGTCTTCGACCCCACTCTGATCCTTGGCTATCTGGCGGGCACCCTCGCGGTCTATTTGCTGGTGACAGCCGTCGCCATGGCCCGCGGCCTGGACGTGCCCACCGCAGCGGTTGAGGCGCAATGCGCGGCAATCGGCAATGTGGGTTTTCTGGGCCTGCCGATGATGGCGATCCTGTTCGGCCCGGCCTCGGTGGCGCCGATGATGGTGGTGCTGAGCGTTGATCTGGTGGTGTTCTCCTCGCTGATCGTGATCCTGATCAACGCGGGCCGCGGCCAGGGGCTTGGTCCGGCGACCCTGAAACTGGTCGGTCTGGGCCTCATGAAAAACCCGATGATCCTGTCCATTGTCGCGGGCCTTGCCTGGTCGGCCTCCGCCCTGCCGATCCCGGGCCCGGCAAACGATTTCCTCACCATCCTCGGCGGCGCCGCAACGCCCGGCGCGCTGTTTGCCATTGGCGCCTCGCTCGCCTCGAAATCGGCGGAACGGGTGCAGGTCGCAGGCTGGCTCAGCTTTGCCAAGCTGGTGCTGCACCCGGCCTGTGTCGCCCTCGCGGTGCTGTGGCTGATCCCGGCGGCGCCGTTCTCAGCCGCCGTTGCCATCGCTGCTGCATCGCTGCCGGTGGCGGGCAATGTCTATATGCTGGCGCAGCACTATGGCGTGGCCCCGCACCGGGCCTCAGCCGCCATCTTCATCTCCACCATTCTGTCGATCGTCACCGTGCCGGCGGTGATCGCCTGGGTCTCCGGCCCTTAA
- the mbfA gene encoding iron exporter MbfA: MRFFTQRKHFAELSEQEVLALAISSEEDDARIYRGYGERLRAEYPASAAMFDGMAAEEDGHRAQLIALHEARFGPAIPLIRREHVAGYYARRPIWLMENLSLDRIRDEARAMERDAERFYTSAAARTQDAATRKLLGDLAAAEAGHQARAGELQEAHLDSGTRADEDRAAHRQFVLTWVQPGLAGLMDGSVSTLAPIFATAFATQDTWTTFLVGMAASVGAGISMGFTEAASDDGQLSGRGSPLKRGLASGIMTTVGGLGHALPYLIPEFWTATTLALLIVFVELWAIAWIQNKFMETPFWRATMQVVLGGALVLGAGMLIGSG, translated from the coding sequence ATGCGTTTTTTCACTCAGCGCAAGCATTTTGCGGAGCTATCGGAACAGGAAGTCCTCGCCCTTGCGATCTCCTCCGAGGAGGACGATGCGCGCATCTACCGCGGCTATGGCGAACGGCTGCGCGCCGAATACCCGGCCTCTGCCGCGATGTTCGACGGCATGGCGGCAGAGGAGGACGGGCACCGCGCCCAGCTCATTGCCCTGCACGAGGCGCGGTTCGGCCCGGCGATCCCGCTGATCCGGCGTGAGCATGTGGCAGGCTACTATGCCCGCCGCCCCATCTGGCTGATGGAGAACCTGAGCCTCGACCGCATCCGCGACGAGGCCCGCGCGATGGAACGCGACGCCGAGCGTTTCTACACTTCCGCCGCCGCCCGCACCCAGGATGCCGCCACCCGTAAATTGCTGGGTGATCTGGCCGCTGCCGAGGCTGGCCACCAGGCCCGCGCCGGTGAGCTGCAGGAGGCGCACCTGGACTCCGGCACCCGCGCAGACGAGGACCGCGCCGCCCACCGCCAGTTCGTGCTGACCTGGGTGCAGCCGGGGCTGGCCGGGCTGATGGACGGCTCGGTCTCCACCCTGGCGCCGATCTTTGCCACCGCCTTTGCCACCCAGGACACCTGGACCACCTTCCTGGTCGGCATGGCGGCCTCGGTCGGGGCGGGCATCTCGATGGGCTTCACCGAAGCCGCCTCCGACGACGGCCAGCTGTCCGGCCGCGGCTCACCTCTGAAACGCGGCCTCGCCTCCGGCATCATGACCACCGTGGGCGGCCTTGGCCACGCCCTGCCCTATCTGATCCCGGAATTCTGGACCGCCACCACGCTGGCGCTGCTGATCGTGTTTGTGGAGCTCTGGGCGATCGCCTGGATCCAGAACAAATTCATGGAAACCCCTTTCTGGCGCGCCACCATGCAGGTGGTGCTGGGCGGCGCGCTGGTGCTGGGTGCCGGCATGCTGATCGGCAGCGGCTGA
- a CDS encoding TetR/AcrR family transcriptional regulator, translating to MNQQASVLRTGRKFDQVLDGAREVFLADGFEGASVDKIAKAAGVSKATLYSYFPDKRVLFMEVVRSACVQQADASLDLAPGSCGPRDVLRAAAERVHGVLLGGFSLQLFRIFVAEADRFPELGPMFYESGPMVLHGEIRDYIEAAAARGELKIEDADLAAAQFIELCKADVFLRFLFKIDTAFTEAERERVISGAIDTFMARFGA from the coding sequence ATGAACCAGCAAGCCAGCGTCCTGCGCACCGGCCGCAAATTCGATCAGGTCCTGGACGGCGCGCGCGAGGTGTTCTTGGCGGACGGGTTCGAGGGCGCCAGCGTCGATAAGATCGCCAAGGCGGCGGGGGTCTCCAAGGCGACGCTCTACAGCTATTTCCCCGACAAGCGGGTCTTGTTCATGGAGGTGGTGCGCTCTGCCTGCGTGCAGCAGGCGGATGCCTCGCTGGATCTGGCGCCCGGCAGCTGCGGGCCGCGGGATGTGCTGCGGGCGGCGGCGGAGCGGGTGCACGGGGTGCTGCTGGGCGGTTTCAGCCTGCAGCTGTTCCGCATTTTCGTGGCGGAGGCCGACCGGTTCCCGGAGCTGGGGCCGATGTTCTATGAAAGCGGGCCGATGGTGCTGCACGGCGAGATTCGCGATTATATCGAGGCTGCGGCCGCGCGGGGGGAGCTGAAGATCGAAGACGCTGACCTGGCCGCCGCGCAGTTCATCGAGCTGTGCAAGGCCGATGTGTTCCTGCGCTTTCTGTTCAAGATCGACACCGCGTTCACCGAGGCTGAGCGCGAGCGGGTGATCAGCGGCGCGATTGACACTTTCATGGCGCGGTTCGGGGCTTGA
- a CDS encoding cytochrome c — protein sequence MTLRLWKPLACLALLAALAAGPSAPVTAGDGVSKHVTRRITLMTTQKAAMDVLTAMMAGRAVFDQGKARAARRQLIKSTSGIRKQFRKHRMDPRSHARPQIWTSWDDFEARAKSAEIAARALSTRSLPALRRTLPGLMQGCLSCHETYRRTPNSFTTH from the coding sequence ATGACCCTGCGCCTATGGAAACCGCTCGCCTGCCTTGCGCTCCTCGCGGCCCTTGCCGCCGGGCCTTCTGCCCCGGTCACTGCCGGTGACGGTGTCAGCAAGCATGTGACCCGCCGCATCACCCTGATGACCACGCAAAAGGCCGCCATGGATGTGCTCACTGCCATGATGGCCGGGCGCGCCGTCTTCGATCAGGGCAAGGCGCGTGCCGCCCGGCGGCAGCTGATCAAATCCACCAGCGGCATCCGCAAGCAGTTCCGCAAACACCGGATGGACCCGCGCAGCCACGCCCGACCACAGATTTGGACATCCTGGGATGATTTCGAAGCCCGGGCCAAATCAGCCGAAATTGCGGCCAGAGCCCTCAGCACCCGCTCCCTGCCCGCCCTGCGCCGCACTCTGCCCGGGCTGATGCAGGGCTGCCTCAGCTGCCACGAGACCTACCGCAGGACCCCCAACAGCTTTACCACGCATTGA